One region of Micromonospora ureilytica genomic DNA includes:
- a CDS encoding glutamate cyclase domain-containing protein: MRIEVTIAELERVAAREVGRGSEALAEPAAGGLLAAARSLAAGAPDAAVFTGFFIPGAEPPAAETDGPIGAVQIAAALRQLGGRCRLVTDEPCAPVVEAAVAAAAPGLPVDVAPLRGYDEWVAALLPEYDRLTHLIACERVGPGMDGRPRNMRGDDIGAHTAPLDRLYTSGSAYRIGIGDGGNELGMGRLPADLIGRVVASGERIRCVVGADALLVGGTSNWAAAALVGALSLLRPEVPELRTLLEPAWSYDLLTAIVRAGAVDGVRRRPTLSVDGLDWPAYAEPLTRIAELVRAGR; this comes from the coding sequence GTGCGCATCGAAGTGACGATCGCCGAACTGGAGCGCGTCGCCGCGCGCGAGGTGGGCCGGGGCAGCGAGGCGCTGGCCGAACCCGCGGCCGGCGGACTGTTGGCCGCCGCCCGGTCGCTCGCCGCCGGGGCGCCGGACGCCGCGGTGTTCACCGGGTTCTTCATCCCCGGCGCCGAGCCACCCGCCGCGGAGACCGACGGCCCGATCGGCGCGGTCCAGATCGCCGCCGCGCTGCGCCAGCTCGGTGGCCGGTGCCGGCTCGTCACCGACGAACCCTGCGCCCCGGTGGTCGAGGCGGCCGTCGCCGCCGCCGCGCCGGGCCTGCCGGTCGACGTCGCGCCACTGCGGGGTTACGACGAGTGGGTCGCCGCGCTCCTCCCCGAGTACGACCGGCTGACCCACCTCATCGCCTGCGAACGCGTCGGGCCCGGGATGGACGGTCGACCGCGCAACATGCGCGGCGACGACATCGGCGCGCACACGGCACCCCTCGACCGGCTCTACACCTCCGGGTCGGCGTACCGGATCGGCATCGGCGACGGTGGCAACGAACTCGGCATGGGCCGCCTACCGGCGGACCTGATCGGACGGGTGGTCGCCTCGGGCGAGCGGATCCGGTGCGTGGTCGGCGCGGACGCGCTGCTCGTCGGCGGCACGTCCAACTGGGCCGCCGCCGCCCTCGTCGGCGCGCTGTCGCTGCTCCGCCCCGAGGTGCCCGAGCTGCGTACGCTCCTGGAGCCCGCCTGGTCGTACGACCTGCTGACCGCGATCGTGCGCGCCGGCGCGGTCGACGGTGTACGTCGCCGCCCCACGCTCAGCGTTGACGGCCTCGACTGGCCCGCGTACGCCGAACCGCTCACCCGGATCGCCGAGCTGGTCAGGGCAGGCCGGTAG
- the argG gene encoding argininosuccinate synthase encodes MSKVLTSLPTGERVGIAFSGGLDTSVAVAWMRDKGAIPCAYTADIGQYDEPDIASVPGRALSYGAEVARLVDCRAALVEEGLAALTCGAFHIRTGGRAYFNTTPLGRAVTGTLLVRAMVADDVQIWGDGSTFKGNDIERFYRYGLLANPMLRIYKPWLDTAFVTELGGRKEMSEWLLERDLPYRDSTEKAYSTDANIWGATHEAKTLEHLDTGIETVNPIMGVRFWDPSVEIPTEDVTVGFDQGRPVTINGKEFGSAVDLVLEANAIGGRHGLGMSDQIENRIIEAKSRGIYEAPGMALLHAAYERLVNAIHNEDTLANYHSEGRRLGRLMYEGRWLDPQALMLRESLQRWVGTAVTGEVTLRLRRGEDYSILDTTGPSFSYHPDKLSMERTEDSAFGPSDRIGQLTMRNLDIADSRSKLEQYASLGLVGGGNPQRMIGAAQAASTGLIGAMPQGGAEAIASRGVASAEDEALDRAAMEFGVD; translated from the coding sequence GTGTCCAAGGTTCTCACCTCCCTGCCCACCGGCGAACGTGTCGGCATCGCCTTCTCCGGCGGCCTCGACACCTCGGTCGCGGTCGCGTGGATGCGCGACAAGGGCGCGATTCCCTGCGCCTACACCGCCGACATCGGCCAGTACGACGAGCCCGACATCGCCTCGGTGCCCGGTCGCGCGCTCAGCTACGGTGCCGAGGTCGCCCGCCTGGTCGACTGCCGCGCCGCCCTGGTCGAAGAGGGCCTCGCCGCGTTGACCTGCGGCGCCTTCCACATCCGCACCGGCGGGCGGGCGTACTTCAACACCACCCCGCTGGGCCGCGCCGTGACCGGCACCCTGCTGGTGCGGGCGATGGTCGCCGACGACGTCCAGATCTGGGGCGACGGCTCGACCTTCAAGGGCAACGACATCGAGCGGTTCTACAGGTACGGCCTGCTGGCCAACCCGATGCTGCGGATCTACAAGCCGTGGCTCGACACCGCCTTCGTCACCGAGCTCGGTGGGCGCAAGGAAATGTCGGAGTGGCTACTCGAACGCGATCTGCCCTACCGGGACAGCACCGAGAAGGCGTACTCGACCGACGCCAACATCTGGGGCGCCACGCACGAGGCGAAGACCCTGGAACACCTCGACACCGGCATCGAGACGGTCAACCCGATCATGGGCGTCCGGTTCTGGGACCCGTCGGTGGAGATCCCGACCGAGGACGTCACCGTCGGCTTCGACCAGGGCCGGCCGGTCACGATCAACGGCAAGGAGTTCGGCAGCGCTGTCGACCTGGTGCTGGAGGCCAACGCCATCGGCGGCCGGCACGGCCTGGGCATGTCGGACCAGATCGAGAACCGCATCATCGAGGCCAAGAGCCGCGGCATCTACGAGGCGCCCGGGATGGCGCTGCTGCACGCCGCGTACGAGCGGCTGGTCAACGCCATCCACAACGAGGACACTCTGGCGAACTACCACAGCGAGGGTCGCCGCCTCGGTCGACTGATGTACGAGGGCCGCTGGCTGGACCCGCAGGCGCTGATGCTGCGCGAGTCGTTGCAGCGGTGGGTCGGCACGGCGGTCACCGGTGAGGTGACGTTGCGGCTGCGCCGGGGCGAGGACTACTCGATCCTGGACACCACCGGCCCGTCGTTCAGCTACCACCCGGACAAGCTGTCGATGGAGCGCACCGAGGACTCGGCGTTCGGCCCGTCGGACCGGATCGGCCAGCTCACCATGCGCAACCTGGACATCGCCGACTCGCGGTCGAAGCTGGAGCAGTACGCCTCCCTCGGCCTGGTCGGCGGCGGGAACCCGCAGCGGATGATCGGGGCCGCGCAGGCCGCCTCGACCGGGCTGATCGGCGCGATGCCCCAGGGCGGCGCGGAAGCCATCGCCTCCCGGGGCGTCGCCTCCGCGGAGGACGAGGCACTCGACCGCGCCGCCATGGAGTTCGGCGTCGACTGA
- a CDS encoding aspartate aminotransferase family protein — protein sequence MTDDLLARHRAVLPSWMPLYYAEPIELVSGSGRRVTDAQGRSYLDFFGGVLTNMIGYDIPEIREAVERQLATGIVHTSTLYLIRQQVELAEKIAHHSGIPDARVFFTNSGTEANEAALLVATNHRRSHQILAVRNSYHGRSYAAMGVTGNRNWSASGLNPLQVAWLHSGDRVRGLLARLSADEQVDAAVEDLREVLATQTAGDVAALIAEPIQGVGGFVHPPDGLFAAWRKVLDEHGILFIADEVQTGWGRTGEHFWGYQAHGVTPDLLTFAKGIGNGFVLAGVVGRAGVLESVPAISFSTFGGNPISTAAGNAVLDYLLAHDLQANAARVGAILADGLRSAVGGLDCVAEVRGKGLMLGVEFVRPGSSEPDPALTNRVFEAAREGGLLTGKGGLHGNVLRMGPPLTLTEEEAREGLAILVDAIRSAAGVAA from the coding sequence ATGACCGACGACCTGCTGGCCCGGCACCGGGCCGTGCTCCCGTCCTGGATGCCGTTGTACTACGCCGAGCCGATCGAGCTGGTGTCCGGCTCGGGCCGCCGGGTGACCGACGCGCAGGGTCGCAGCTACCTGGACTTCTTCGGCGGCGTGCTGACCAACATGATCGGGTACGACATCCCGGAGATCCGGGAGGCCGTCGAGCGGCAGTTGGCCACCGGCATCGTGCACACCTCGACGCTCTACCTGATCCGCCAACAGGTGGAGCTGGCCGAGAAGATCGCCCACCACTCCGGCATCCCGGACGCCCGGGTTTTCTTCACCAACTCCGGCACCGAGGCGAACGAGGCCGCGCTGCTGGTCGCCACCAACCACCGCCGCTCGCACCAGATCCTGGCCGTGCGCAACAGTTACCACGGCCGGTCGTACGCGGCGATGGGCGTCACCGGCAACCGCAACTGGTCGGCCAGCGGCCTCAACCCGCTCCAGGTGGCCTGGCTGCACTCCGGTGACCGGGTGCGCGGCCTGCTGGCCCGGCTCAGCGCTGACGAGCAGGTCGACGCGGCGGTGGAGGACCTGCGCGAGGTGTTGGCCACCCAGACCGCCGGTGACGTGGCCGCGCTGATCGCCGAGCCGATCCAGGGCGTGGGCGGTTTCGTGCACCCGCCGGACGGGCTCTTCGCCGCCTGGAGGAAGGTCCTCGACGAACACGGCATCCTGTTCATCGCCGACGAGGTGCAGACCGGGTGGGGGCGTACCGGGGAGCACTTCTGGGGTTACCAGGCGCACGGCGTCACCCCGGACCTGCTCACCTTCGCCAAGGGCATCGGCAACGGGTTCGTCCTGGCCGGGGTGGTCGGCCGGGCCGGGGTGCTGGAGTCGGTGCCGGCCATCAGCTTCTCCACCTTCGGCGGCAACCCGATCTCCACGGCGGCCGGCAACGCGGTGCTCGACTACCTGCTCGCGCACGACCTCCAGGCCAACGCGGCACGCGTCGGCGCGATCCTCGCCGACGGCCTGCGGTCCGCCGTGGGCGGGCTCGACTGCGTCGCCGAGGTACGCGGAAAGGGGCTGATGCTCGGCGTCGAGTTCGTCCGACCGGGCAGCAGCGAGCCGGACCCGGCGCTGACCAACCGGGTCTTCGAAGCCGCCCGCGAAGGCGGTCTGCTGACCGGCAAGGGCGGCCTGCACGGCAACGTGCTGCGGATGGGTCCACCGTTGACGCTGACCGAGGAGGAGGCCCGTGAGGGCCTGGCGATCCTCGTCGACGCGATCCGTTCGGCTGCGGGGGTGGCGGCATGA
- a CDS encoding TrmH family RNA methyltransferase: MPRVRQNRRMPVHQITDPDDDRIADYRALTDVELRTRWEPPHGLFIAEGELVLRRALRAGYPARSYLVDAKRVDQLADLDTGDAPVYAATQDVLQRATGFHVHRGVLASFHRRPLPTAAEVLTAARRVVLLEDVNNHTNLGAVFRGAAALGIDAVLLSPSCADPLYRRSVRVSMGEVFAMPYAKLDRWPEGLDQVREAGFMVLAMTPAPDAVPIQRLTPAQRERAALLLGAEGPGLTAAAQAASDVRVVLPMRRGVDSLNVAAAAAVAFWELGRDDPPFGGE; the protein is encoded by the coding sequence ATGCCCCGCGTCCGGCAGAATCGTCGGATGCCCGTTCACCAGATCACCGACCCCGACGACGACCGGATCGCCGACTACCGGGCGCTCACCGACGTCGAGCTGCGCACCCGCTGGGAGCCGCCGCACGGCCTGTTCATCGCCGAGGGGGAGTTGGTGCTGCGCCGGGCGCTGCGCGCGGGCTACCCGGCCCGGTCGTACCTGGTCGACGCCAAGCGGGTCGACCAGCTCGCCGACCTGGACACCGGCGACGCGCCGGTCTACGCCGCGACCCAGGACGTGCTGCAACGGGCCACCGGTTTCCACGTACACCGGGGGGTGTTGGCGTCGTTCCACCGCCGGCCGCTGCCGACGGCGGCCGAGGTGCTCACCGCCGCGCGACGGGTCGTGCTCCTGGAGGACGTGAACAACCACACCAACCTCGGTGCGGTCTTCCGAGGTGCCGCCGCGCTCGGCATCGACGCGGTGCTGCTGTCGCCGTCCTGCGCCGATCCGCTGTACCGGCGCAGTGTCCGGGTCAGCATGGGTGAGGTCTTCGCGATGCCGTACGCGAAGCTCGACCGCTGGCCCGAGGGCCTGGACCAGGTACGGGAGGCGGGCTTCATGGTGCTGGCCATGACGCCCGCGCCGGACGCCGTACCGATCCAGCGGTTGACCCCGGCGCAGCGCGAGCGGGCGGCGCTGCTGCTCGGAGCCGAGGGGCCCGGCCTCACCGCGGCGGCCCAGGCCGCCAGCGACGTGCGGGTGGTCCTGCCGATGAGGCGTGGCGTCGACTCGTTGAACGTCGCCGCCGCGGCGGCGGTGGCGTTCTGGGAGCTGGGCCGCGACGATCCGCCGTTCGGCGGCGAGTAG
- a CDS encoding PucR family transcriptional regulator has product MFPTVREVLALDPVRHGAPRVVAGDDGLDRPVRWVHVAEVPDIATLLGGGELVLTTGIGLPGDDAGLRAFIGDLADVGVSGLVVELGRRYVSGVPRVMAAAAERRGLPLVELRRATPFVRITEAVHALIVDAQLTELRATEEIHQRFNDLSVEGADAAEVIRQAAELSGCPVVLENLSRQVLGYDPAGESAELLLDGWEQHSRRIRPAGRTAYDPDSGWLVTTVGARGQDWGRLLLRWPASGDVPSARAIEPTAGSPTRLTILIERAASTLALGRLIRRDAEGLERQIHRTLLTALLDHSRPVDEIGLRAKALGVVLDRRHLVGVMVRHRADDPAGEVGPEVGQARLRDLSEAVGQALREAKLTALTSAVDDNSVGALLALPDPAAEDRALSAFASALRRVRLDAGAGRPGPGVEPARVASDASRAALGAEPPRAGFGVEAARAGGDVPGGPGPGAVIVAAGSGVSTLREARRSLVEARQIAEAARRDRRDLPIFRLPHVGLAGLLHLLRDEPRLQTFVERELGALLEYDARHPREQLLDTLRAYLEQGRNKSAGAAAAHLSRPAFYERLARIARILDVDLDSVEASLSLHVALLALEAVRTP; this is encoded by the coding sequence GTGTTCCCTACCGTCCGTGAGGTCCTCGCCCTGGACCCGGTCCGCCACGGCGCGCCGCGCGTGGTCGCCGGCGACGACGGGCTGGACCGACCCGTCCGTTGGGTGCACGTCGCCGAGGTGCCGGACATCGCCACCCTGCTCGGCGGCGGCGAACTGGTCCTCACCACCGGCATCGGCCTGCCCGGCGACGACGCCGGGTTGCGCGCGTTCATCGGCGACCTCGCCGACGTCGGAGTCTCCGGACTCGTCGTCGAGCTGGGCCGCCGGTACGTCAGCGGAGTGCCCCGGGTGATGGCCGCCGCCGCCGAGCGGCGCGGGTTGCCCCTGGTGGAGCTGCGCCGGGCCACCCCGTTCGTCCGGATCACCGAGGCGGTGCACGCGCTGATCGTCGACGCGCAGCTCACCGAACTGCGCGCCACCGAGGAGATCCACCAACGGTTCAACGACCTCTCCGTCGAGGGCGCCGACGCCGCCGAGGTGATCCGACAGGCCGCCGAACTGTCCGGTTGCCCGGTGGTGCTGGAGAACCTGTCCCGGCAGGTGCTCGGGTACGACCCGGCGGGCGAGAGCGCCGAGCTGCTGCTCGACGGCTGGGAGCAGCACTCCCGGCGGATCCGTCCGGCCGGGCGGACCGCGTACGACCCGGACAGCGGCTGGCTCGTGACCACCGTCGGCGCCCGGGGGCAGGACTGGGGTCGGCTGCTGCTGCGCTGGCCGGCCAGCGGGGACGTGCCCAGCGCCCGGGCCATCGAACCGACAGCTGGCTCGCCCACCCGGCTCACCATCCTGATCGAGCGGGCCGCGTCCACCCTCGCGCTGGGCCGACTGATCCGCCGCGACGCCGAGGGCCTGGAACGGCAGATCCACCGGACCCTGCTCACCGCGCTGCTCGACCACTCCCGCCCGGTGGACGAGATTGGGCTACGGGCCAAGGCGCTCGGCGTGGTGCTCGACCGGCGGCACCTGGTCGGCGTGATGGTCCGGCACCGCGCCGACGACCCCGCCGGGGAGGTCGGCCCCGAGGTCGGCCAGGCCCGACTACGGGATCTCTCCGAGGCGGTCGGCCAGGCCCTGCGGGAGGCGAAACTGACCGCGCTGACCAGCGCCGTCGACGACAACTCGGTGGGCGCGCTACTGGCCCTACCCGACCCGGCCGCCGAGGACCGCGCGCTGTCCGCGTTCGCCAGCGCACTTCGTCGGGTACGCCTCGACGCCGGCGCCGGCCGGCCGGGGCCCGGTGTCGAACCGGCTCGGGTCGCCTCCGACGCTTCCCGTGCGGCGTTGGGCGCCGAGCCCCCTCGCGCGGGGTTCGGGGTCGAGGCCGCTCGGGCCGGTGGCGATGTTCCCGGGGGACCTGGCCCGGGTGCCGTGATCGTTGCCGCCGGGTCCGGGGTGAGCACCCTGCGGGAGGCCCGCCGGTCGCTGGTCGAGGCGCGGCAGATCGCCGAGGCGGCCCGGCGGGACCGGCGCGACCTACCGATCTTCCGGCTGCCGCACGTCGGCCTGGCCGGGCTGCTGCACCTGCTGCGCGACGAACCCCGCCTGCAGACGTTCGTGGAACGCGAACTCGGCGCGCTACTGGAGTACGACGCTCGGCACCCCCGGGAACAGCTGCTCGACACCCTGCGCGCGTACCTGGAGCAGGGCCGCAACAAGTCCGCCGGTGCCGCCGCCGCCCACCTGTCCCGGCCGGCCTTCTACGAACGCCTGGCCCGCATCGCCCGCATCCTCGACGTGGACCTGGACTCGGTAGAGGCCAGCCTGTCCCTACACGTGGCCCTACTAGCCCTGGAAGCAGTCCGAACCCCCTAA
- a CDS encoding thiamine pyrophosphate-requiring protein, with product MSADDTTPGEAGTLPRRPTVADHIVSRLFSWGVHRYFGYPGDGINGLTSALQRTNGRAQFIQVRHEETAGFAASAHVKYGGGPLGCALVTSGPGAIHLLNGLYDAKLDHQPVIALVGHTATTAEGGGYYQEVDLLALYKDVAAAFLAQLDNPAQVRHLVDRACRTALARRTVTALILPLDIQDEPAVPNPPHAHGYYQTSNAPSSTPTVPPEADVRRAAEVLRGGQRVAMLVGQGALGARDEVREIADRLGAGVATALLGFTAVDHREPWVTGAIGLLGTRPSWQLMSGCDRLLIVGSNMPYSEFYPTPGQARAVQIDLDGTQLGLRYPTEVNLTGDARPTLRALLNELGPGPGPTAWRAEVTEATSAWRRVQRDLAEQTADPVNPQLLFHTLNERLPDDVLIAVDCGTATAWYARHIQVRPGMLASLSGTLLSMGGAMPYALSAKFAHPDRPLVALIGDGAMQMNGVNELITVAKYWRSWADPRFVVLVLNNRDLAFVSWEQRSSEGTPMFPDSQQLPDIAYHKWAEVLGLHGELIDSPDQVRDVWDRALTADRPVVINALVDPAELMLPPHFTAEQARKTAAAVLRGDTDWAGIIRRGLPATVASYRPRRRDR from the coding sequence GTGAGCGCAGACGACACCACGCCGGGCGAAGCGGGCACTCTGCCCCGTCGTCCGACCGTCGCGGACCACATCGTGTCGCGACTGTTCAGCTGGGGCGTACACCGCTACTTCGGCTATCCCGGTGACGGCATCAACGGCCTCACCTCCGCGCTGCAACGCACCAACGGGCGGGCCCAGTTCATCCAGGTCCGCCACGAGGAGACCGCCGGCTTCGCCGCCTCCGCGCACGTCAAGTACGGCGGCGGGCCGCTGGGCTGCGCGCTGGTCACCAGCGGGCCGGGCGCCATCCACCTGCTCAACGGCCTGTACGACGCCAAGCTCGACCACCAACCCGTGATCGCCCTGGTCGGGCACACCGCGACCACCGCCGAGGGCGGCGGCTATTACCAGGAGGTCGACCTGCTCGCCCTCTACAAGGACGTGGCCGCGGCGTTCCTGGCCCAGCTCGACAACCCGGCGCAGGTACGCCACCTGGTCGACCGGGCATGCCGGACGGCGCTGGCCCGGCGTACCGTCACCGCACTGATCCTGCCCCTGGACATCCAGGACGAGCCGGCCGTGCCGAACCCGCCGCACGCGCACGGCTACTACCAGACCAGCAACGCGCCGAGCAGCACGCCGACGGTGCCGCCGGAGGCCGACGTGCGCCGGGCGGCCGAGGTGCTGCGCGGCGGGCAGCGGGTGGCCATGCTGGTCGGCCAGGGCGCCCTCGGCGCGCGCGACGAGGTCCGCGAGATCGCCGATCGGCTCGGGGCCGGCGTGGCCACCGCGCTGCTCGGCTTCACCGCCGTCGACCACCGCGAACCGTGGGTGACCGGCGCGATCGGGCTGCTCGGCACCCGACCCAGTTGGCAGCTGATGAGCGGCTGCGACCGGCTGCTGATCGTGGGCAGCAACATGCCGTACTCGGAGTTCTACCCGACGCCCGGGCAGGCCCGCGCGGTGCAGATCGACCTGGACGGCACCCAGCTCGGGCTGCGGTACCCGACCGAGGTGAACCTGACCGGCGACGCCCGCCCCACGCTGCGGGCACTGCTGAACGAGCTGGGCCCCGGCCCCGGGCCGACCGCCTGGCGGGCGGAGGTCACCGAGGCCACCTCGGCGTGGCGCCGCGTGCAACGCGACCTGGCCGAGCAGACCGCCGACCCGGTCAACCCCCAGTTGCTCTTCCACACCCTGAACGAACGACTGCCCGACGACGTGCTGATCGCCGTCGACTGCGGCACCGCCACCGCCTGGTACGCCCGACACATCCAGGTACGCCCCGGGATGCTGGCCAGCCTGTCCGGCACGCTGCTGTCCATGGGTGGCGCCATGCCGTACGCGCTGAGCGCCAAGTTCGCCCACCCGGACCGGCCGCTGGTCGCACTGATCGGCGACGGCGCCATGCAGATGAACGGCGTCAACGAGCTGATCACCGTGGCGAAGTACTGGCGCAGCTGGGCCGACCCGCGCTTCGTGGTGCTGGTGCTCAACAACCGGGATCTGGCGTTCGTCAGCTGGGAACAACGTTCCAGCGAGGGAACGCCGATGTTCCCCGACAGCCAGCAGTTGCCGGACATCGCGTACCACAAGTGGGCGGAGGTGCTCGGGCTGCACGGCGAGTTGATCGACTCGCCGGATCAGGTGCGGGACGTCTGGGACCGGGCGCTCACCGCCGACCGGCCGGTGGTGATCAACGCCCTGGTCGACCCGGCCGAGCTGATGCTGCCACCGCACTTCACCGCCGAGCAGGCCCGCAAGACCGCCGCGGCGGTGCTGCGCGGCGACACCGACTGGGCCGGGATCATCCGCCGCGGCCTCCCCGCCACAGTGGCCAGCTACCGCCCCCGCCGCCGAGACCGCTAG
- the murD gene encoding UDP-N-acetylmuramoyl-L-alanine--D-glutamate ligase, protein MRLSDLRGRTVAVWGTGREGRAAVTAIAAHGPAELVAVDDSANFLSLPWDGPLAEAAPLVTGEAGFERLAAADVVVRSPGVPQTHPWLVELRRRGIMVTQGTALWMADHAARTVGVTGSKGKSTTSSLISHLLTAMGRPNVFGGNIGVPTLDLPEAELYVLELSSYQCSDLADSPRVAVVTALFPEHLDAHGGEREYYRDKLNLLAHDPQTIVVNGGDPRLAAELGELPAVRAGRPDTTHVATGVDGTQWFHVGDQPLFPRAVLPLVGRHNEGNLCVALTVLDALGVDVLANKDHLAVAVAEFQGLAHRLTEITDPSGLTFVDDTLATSPYAAMHAIDAYDGRPLTVIVGGNDRGLDYTPLAEHLAERELTVIGIPDSGARIVEVLTGLPKVRTELVDDLVDAVRLSREVTPAGGVVLLSPAAPSYGRFRNFEHRSEVFAQAVADTAG, encoded by the coding sequence GTGCGCCTTTCTGACCTGCGCGGACGTACCGTCGCCGTCTGGGGCACCGGTCGGGAGGGCCGGGCCGCTGTGACCGCCATCGCCGCGCACGGCCCGGCCGAGCTGGTCGCCGTCGACGACAGCGCGAACTTCCTGTCGCTGCCCTGGGACGGCCCCCTGGCCGAGGCGGCGCCGCTGGTCACCGGTGAGGCGGGCTTCGAACGGCTGGCCGCCGCGGACGTGGTGGTCCGTTCCCCGGGCGTGCCGCAGACCCACCCGTGGCTGGTCGAGCTGCGCCGCCGCGGGATCATGGTGACCCAGGGCACCGCCTTGTGGATGGCCGACCACGCCGCGCGCACTGTCGGGGTCACCGGCAGCAAGGGCAAGAGCACCACCTCCAGCCTGATCAGTCACCTGCTCACCGCGATGGGCCGGCCGAACGTCTTCGGCGGCAACATCGGGGTGCCGACCCTGGACCTGCCGGAGGCGGAGCTGTACGTGCTGGAGCTGTCCAGCTACCAGTGCAGCGACCTCGCCGACTCGCCCCGGGTGGCCGTGGTCACCGCGCTCTTTCCCGAGCACCTGGACGCGCACGGCGGGGAACGGGAGTACTACCGGGACAAGCTCAACCTGCTCGCCCACGACCCGCAGACGATCGTGGTCAACGGGGGCGACCCCCGGCTCGCGGCGGAGCTGGGTGAGCTGCCGGCGGTCCGGGCCGGCCGCCCCGACACCACCCACGTCGCCACCGGCGTCGACGGCACGCAGTGGTTCCACGTCGGTGACCAGCCGCTCTTCCCCCGCGCCGTGCTGCCGCTCGTCGGCCGGCACAACGAGGGCAACCTCTGCGTCGCGCTCACCGTCCTCGACGCGCTCGGCGTGGACGTGCTGGCCAACAAGGACCACCTCGCCGTCGCGGTCGCCGAGTTCCAGGGGCTGGCCCACCGACTCACCGAGATCACCGACCCGTCCGGGTTGACGTTCGTCGACGACACCCTGGCCACCAGCCCGTACGCGGCCATGCACGCCATCGACGCGTACGACGGGCGGCCGCTGACGGTGATCGTCGGGGGTAACGACCGGGGTCTGGACTACACGCCGTTGGCCGAGCACCTGGCCGAGCGTGAGTTGACCGTGATCGGGATTCCGGACAGCGGGGCCCGCATCGTCGAGGTGCTCACCGGCCTGCCGAAGGTGCGTACCGAACTGGTCGACGACCTGGTGGACGCGGTCCGGCTGTCCCGTGAGGTGACCCCGGCCGGTGGGGTGGTGCTGCTGTCCCCGGCAGCGCCCAGCTACGGCCGGTTCCGCAACTTCGAGCACCGCTCCGAGGTCTTCGCCCAGGCCGTCGCCGACACCGCCGGGTGA